CCGGCACGCCCCGCGAAGTCGACCAGCGCGGCGACGGCCAGTCCGTGGCTCGCAAAGAGACGCAATTGATCGCTCTCCTGCAACAACAGATCATCGAGTTCGGTCTGCAACTCCGACGCCATGGTCTCCAACAGCGGCCCCAGTCGCGCCTGCAATCGCTTTTGCCCCCATAGCAGCCGCTGCGCCAGGGGCGTGAGCACCGCACCACGCCCGCGCGCCATGGTCAGCAGTGGCGCCCCCATAAGCGATTCGATTTCCTTCACATGCCCCCACGCGCCACGGTACGACTGGCCCAGCACCTGACTGGCGGCCTGCAAGTTGCCGTGCGTCTGCACCTGCGTGAGCAACGACAACACCTTGTCGAGCGGAAGATCGTTGCCGTCGTGCCGGAAACAGAGCTGAGGGGCGATGGAAATGCGCTTCATTGACTCACCTTATATGCTATTCATTGCATAAATCAATCTATGCAAAATCCTGATAAGATGCCGACAAACGTCGATTTAACAGGGTATTTCGCACCGACATCCCTACGAAATCACCGTCGCGATGCGCTTCAATTATGCATCAATTTGCCGATTTGGCGTTAACGTTTGTCCTTGGCCGTGGCGTTCCCCCATGTCGACGCACCGCGCCAACCACCTTTGCCTGAACCTGCGTCATGTCTGCCCCGAAAATTGCCCCTTACGATCGTCCCGCCGGTGGTTGGGGCGCGCTCAAGAACGTCGCCATCCAACTCGTTACCCAAGGCATTCCGCTCAAGGGCGCACGCACTCTCCTCAGCGCAAACCAGCCCAGCGGATTCGACTGCCCCGGCTGCGCGTGGCCTGATCGCGAACATGCCTCAACCTTCGAGTTTTGCGAGAACGGTGCGAAGGCCGTTGCCGCCGAGGCCACCAAACGACGCGTCACCCCAGCGTTCTTTGCCGAACATAGCGTGACCGATCTGCTGACGCTGGACGATTACACGCTCGAAGGCTACGGCCGTCTCACGCATCCCATGCGCTATGACGCCGCTACCGATCGCTACCAGCCCATCGCGTGGAACGACGCCTTCGCACTGATCGGCGAACACCTGCGCGCCCTGCCCGATCCCGATCAAGCGGCGTTCTACACCTCCGGCCGCACGAGCAATGAGGCCGCGTTCCTCTATCAGCTCTTCGTCCGCCAATACGGCACCAACAATTTCCCCGACTGCTCGAACATGTGCCACGAGCCGACCAGCGTGGGACTACCGCCAGTCGTAGGACTGGGCAAAGGCACGGTGACGCTCGAAGACTTCGAACTGGCCGACACGCTGCTGCTGTTCGGTCAGAACCCCGGGACCAATCACCCGCGCATGCTCGGCGAGTTGCGCGAAGCCGCCCGGCGCGGCGCCACCATTGTGTCGGTCAATCTGCTGCACGAGCGTGGACTGGAGCGCTTCGCCGACCCGCAGAGTCCGGCCGAGATGCTGAGCATGGGAGGCACCGCGATCAGCGGGCACTACGTCACGCCCGCGAGCGGCGGCGACTTTGCCTTCGTCAAAGGTGTCATCAAACATGTGCTGGAGCGCGACGCCGAAGCGCGTCAAAACGGCGAGCCGGCGCTACTCGACGATGCCTTCATCGCAGAACACACCCACGGCTTCGAGGCCTTCGCCGCCGACGTGCGCGCCGAGCACTGGGACGATCTGGAACGGGCGTCCGGCGTTTCGCAAGCGCAGATGTGCCAGATTGCCGACGTCTATCTGCGTGGCGAGCGAGTCATCGCAACGTGGGGCATGGGCATCACTCAGCACAAACAGGCCGTGGCGACCATTCAGATGATCGTCAACCTGATGCTCCTGCGCGGCAACATCGGGCGCCCCGGCGCAGGGCTGTGCCCCGTGCGCGGGCACAGCAACGTGCAGGGCGATCGCACCGTGGGCATTAACGAAAAGCCCTCGGCCGCGTTTCTCGACCGGCTCGGCGAGGCGTTCGATTTCGCCCCTCCCCGACGCGAAGGACTCGGCGTCGTGGACACGATCTCGGCAATGCTGGCCGGGCATATCAAGGTCTTCATCGGCATGGGCGGCAACTTTGCGATGGCCACGCCCGACACGCCGCGCACGTGGGAAGGTCTGCGTCAGTGCGATCTGACCGTGCATGTGGCCACCAAGCTCAATCGCAGCCATCTCGTGCATGGACGCGATGCGCTGATCCTGCCGTGCCTCGGGCGCACCGAGATCGACATGCAGAACGGCACCGTGCAGGGCGTCACCGTCGAAGATTCGATGAGCATGGTGCACCTGTCCTACGGCATCAATCCCCCGGCGTCGGAGCATCTGCGCTCGGAGCCGGCCATCGTGGCAGGCATGGCGCAGGCCACCATGGGCCGCGCCCTCGCCGGCCACGACGACTGGCATTGGTATGTGCAAGACTACGACCGCATTCGCGATGCCATCGCTGCCACCTTCGACGACTTTGCAGATTTCAACCGCCGCGTGCGACATCCGGGCGGGTTCCGGCTGGCCGTGCCACCGTCGGAGCGTCAGTGGCTGACGGCGAATGGACGCGCCAACTTCACCACTCATCCGTTGCCGCGCGAGTTGCCCATCGACGTAGCGCGCCGTCAGGCAGGCAAGCGCAGCGCCGACGTGCTGCAACTCGCCACGATTCGCTCGCACGACCAATACAACACCACGATCTACGGCCTGAACGACCGGTATCGCGGTGTGTTCGGGCAACGCCGTGTCGTCTTCGCGAATATCGAGGATCTGGATGCGCAGGGCTTGCGGGCCGGTGAACGTGTCGACATCGTGGGCGTCTGGCACGACGGGATCGCCCGGCGGGCCGATGACTTCCTGCTCGTCGCCTACGACATTCCGCGCGGCTGCATCGCGGCGTACTACCCCGAGACCAACGGGCTGGTGCCACTCGATGCCGTTGCCGACGGCGCAGGCACCCCGACGTCGAAGTCGATCCCGGTGCTGTTGGAGCGCCGCCATGGCTGACGAGACCTCGGCCGTCGACGCGAGCCTTGCACAGGCCGAGCAGGACCTGGCTCGCCTGCTTGCAACGTTGGCCGACGGCCGCCGCGAGGGCCGCGAGTCGCTCTCGCTCGCCCGCCTGGCGAAGCGCAGCGCGTTGCCCATGAGCACGCTGCTGCGCTATCTCAGCGTGCTCACCGATGCCGGCTGGGTCTCGCTCGAAGACGGTGAGCGAGGTCTGCGCCTCGCCCGCCTCACCGAAGCGGGCGTCGCACAATGCGATAGCTTGAGATGACTTGCCGGCAAGGCATCGCAAGTAAGGCGCTGCAACACGACTGACATATTTCCATCCCGAGACGCGACTTACACTCGTCGCCACCGTGTCTGGTCATACCCTGTTTGCGTATGATGGCGCCAGCACACGGCCCTCACGTCACGGAGACCCCATGGAGAATGTCGTTGCGCGTCCGGCAGAGATCGACACCGCCACGTCCGCCGCTGTTTCTGTTACCCCGGTATCGCCTGACCATCCCGTCCCCCTGACCTCGGAGACGATGGTGTCTCCCGCCTTGTGGCGTCATGCCCGACCATCGCGCTGGAATCCCTGGCTCATTGGCCTGACGGGACTCACTGGACTCTGGCAATGGCTGGGACTCGGCTGGGCACTACGCCATTGGGGAGACGTTGCCACATGGACGCTGATCCCGGTGCTGTTGCTCACCCCGATGCACTGGGGGCTGATTCACGAGTCCATTCACGGCCAGTTGCGCCTGAACGCTCGCGCCAACGAGCGTACCGGCCGCGCCCTGTCGCTGCTGCTCGGGTTGCCGTTCGAGATCATGCGCTTCGGACACCTCATGCATCACCGATTTACGCGTCAGCCCTTCGACCGCCCCGATATTTCGGCGCTGCCCGCGAATGCGTCGGTGGCCCGTCGCGCACAAACCTGGCTCGGCTACCAGTCGCGACTGCTGGGCGGCATGTGGCTCGCGGAAGTCTTCGCCCCGGTAATCGCATGGTTGCCCGTGCGACGCCTGCCCTCGCTCGCCATGCGTGCGCTCGGCAGTGATCCGGAAGATGAGGATGTGCGTCGGCGGGTCGTCATGTTCGCGTCCGATCCGGTGCGCCGCCGCCGGATTCAGCGCGACTTTCTCGTCTTGCTCGCTGCGCTGGCCGTCGCTCTCTGGGCGTATGGCCCATGGTGGCCGGTGTTTCTCGCAACGTTCGCGGCACGCGGCGTCTGGCTATCGATCGCCGATAACCTGCCGCACTACGGCGTTGGGATGGACGAGCCCGCACGCGCACGCAACTTCCGTGCGGCAGTGCCGGCGCGCGCACTGCTACTCAACCAGCATCTGCATCGCGTGCATCACCAGTACCCGACGGCCCCCTGGCATCTGCTGCCGTCAATCGATACCGCCCAGCCGACCGCCGGACCGGAAATTCCGTATTGGCACGCCGTCTTTCGTCAGTTCGCGGGCCCCCTTCCGGCCGGCACACTGGCGACAGGCACAGCCGCCACGGCCTGATCGACGCCGCCTCGCCGACGCTCCGCCAATATCCCGCCCATGGAGAGACGACGGCGCCACTCGCGCCGTTGCCTCCTTACCACGCAACGCCGTCGTCGCCTAACGGAATTAAGTCGGACTCTTTCGGGATTTATCTGAATCATGATATAAATGCGAATCGTTTTCGTTAACGTTTGCATCTTCATCGATTTGAATAGATGACCAAAACGTTCGACGAGGACCGTTTGTGGATTGGCTTCGTCAGCCACGTCGCCCCCGGGGCGGCGTTTTTGCTTGCGCAGCGACATTTTTCAGCGATTCCCACGCATGTTGATTGCATTGGCCATTGCACTGGCATGGCTGGCAGGCGGTGCCTGCTATCTCACCTCGGAGCACCAGCGCTTGCGAGCACGGCGACTGGCGGCACAGCCCGCGCGGGCGCTATCGCTCGCGGCTGCGATCGCGAGCCTCGCTTGCTGGTGGCAAGCCGCCGGTCCCTCCGCCGGTATCGCAGCCGCGTTCATGTCACTGTGTTTCGGTTTGCTCTTCTGGCCTTACGCGGCTGGCGGCTGGCACTGGCTGCGCGGAGACGCTCATGTGGAGTAGAACCTTCGCGGGCCTCGTGCTCGGCTTCTTCGCCGCCATGGCATTGTGCGGCGCTATCGCATACATGACGCCCGCCGGCTGGCAAACGGCCGTCATCCCTGTCATTGCGCTCTTCCCGCTCGTGTGGCTCGGCCTGTTCGCCGTCGTCTTCGCGAGCCGCACCGCCACGCACGCGTGGGTCGGCCTTGGCGCCACCACCGTTGTCGCCTGGGCCGCGCTGCTGCTGGCGCGCGCCGTCTGGTAAGGATCGTCCCATGCGCGCCCAAACGCTGCGTCAATTTCTGAGTGTCCATACGTGGGCCGGCATCGTGGCCGGCTTCGCCTTGTTCATCGCCATGCTCGGCGGTGCCCTGACCGTGTTCCATCACGAAATCGAACGCTGGGAACAACCGGCCACGCGCCATGCACCGCTCTCGCTCGCGCAAACGGAACAGCTCGCCGAGATGGTTCGTGCGAAATATCCGGCGGCACGTGCGCAGATGGGCGTGGTGCTGCCCAATCACTCGCCCACGCCCTTCGCTTACTGGCAAGCGCCCAGCGGCGAATGGATGCAGGCCAGACTGGGCCTGAGTGCCGACGGTGGCGCCCCGTCGCTGGTCATCGGCGACGCCCGCCCCGGGCTGTCGAGCACGATCAACGCCCTGCACTACTCGCTGTCGATCCCGACCTATGGCCTGTATCTGATGGGGGTGGTGTCGCTGTTCTATGGCATGGCGCTGATCTCCGGCGTGATCGTGCACTTGCCGCGCGTCACGCGCGACATCTTCGCGCTGCGCCCAGGGCGCAATCTCAAGCGCTTCTGGCAAGACGCCCACAACGCCATCGGCGTATTGAGTCTGCCGTTTCACATCGTATTTGCCCTCACTGGCGCGTTGTTGTGCCTGAGCCTGCCGCTGATGATGGCGTTCAACGTCGTGACGTTCGAGAGCAAGCTGATGTCGCAGATCCCGCAGGTGACCGGCGCGGTGCCCGCCAAGATCGCCCCGGTGGATGGCAAACCGCTCGACTTGCGGGCCGTACTGGCACGCGCCGAGCAGGCCGCGCCCGACATGGAGGCGACCGCTATCGCCTGGACCGGCTACGGCAAGCCCGATGCGGTGGCTGAAGTCTACGGCGAGGCCAACGACTCGCTGGGCGTGTTTGCTGCGGTGGCCGTGCGCCTGAACGATGGCGAGATCGTCGGCCAGCATAGCCCGGGCCTGCGCGACGCCAACCACGCCGTGATGAGCATGATCTATGGCGCGCACTTCGGTAACTTCGCGGGCGACGTCATGCGTTGGGTGTACTTCGTACTCGGGTTGATGGGGGCCGTGCTGGTCTATAGCGGCAACCTGCTCTGGCTCGAGTCTCGTCGCAAGCGCAATGCAGCCATTCAGCCCGCCAATCTGCGCTGGATGGCGAAAGCCACGGCCGGTGTGTTCCTCGGCACCTGCCTCGGAATCGCTGTGGCCTTCGTCGGCGCCGTTGTGGCGCCCGGCACGACAGCGCTATCGATTTTCGTCGCGACGCTCGCCATCTCGGTCGGCTTTGCGGCACTCACGGCACCGGCCGTGGCCGCTACGGGACTGCTGGTCGCGACAGCCCTCACCTGCCTGACGATTCCGGCAGTCGATGCCGTGCTCACGCCGGACAATCTCGTGCATTCGCTCGCGTCGGGCGATTGGGTACTCGCCGGCGTCGATCTGATCGCCATCGTCGGGGCCGTGATCTTCGCGCTATTCGCGCGCGCAACATGGCGACGCGCCCGCCACGGCGATCCGTACAGCGTCTGGGCACACCCTGCTGCGGCCGAGGGCCGGATGTCACGCGGCATCGACACGTCGCGTACCCCGCAGCGCACTGCTGTTGCTCGTCAAGACAGCCCCAACGAAAACCCAGCGCTGCCCGAGCAGCCGGACCCGGCACAAACCTGACTGGCTTCGCAGGCGCCCTCCGGCGCCTGCAACAGCCCGTTTGCCCGTCCCCACATAAGAAGACCGTTTTCAAGACGTAACCGTCGGCACACGACGCATCACCAACAGGGAGATTCACACCGATGTTGCACCACCGCCCGCTCGCAGGGCGCGGTTTCGCTCGCACACGCGCCGCGCATGATCTGACAGCCTACCCCGCTTCGCCACTCTCACCGTCCTCGATGTCACGCGCCGTGGCCGGCGTGTTCGCCATTTGCGCCGCGTCGCTGACGCTGGCTTCGGGCAGCGCCCATGCCCAGCAGACGCCGGATACGCAACCGTCCGTGAACGCGTCGCAGGGCACGGCCGCCTTGCCCGCCACGACGGTGTCCGCCGGGCGCGACGACGACATCAAGGTCGAGCGTGTGTCGAGCGGCGCACTGGGTACGCGACGCGCCGTCGATACGCCGTTCTCGGTCGTCGCCGTGAACAGCGAGCAGATCAAGAACCAGATGGCCCAGACCGCGACGGACGCATTCAAGTACGACCCGGCCGTCACCACGCTCTCGGAAAACAAGCGTAACGAGAACTCGTATTTCGCCGTGCGCGGCATGCGCGTCGACATGCTCGACGGCACCAAAGTCGATGGTCAGAATTTCGTCTCATGGCAGGCGGACATTCCGCTCGAACCGTTCGAACAGGTGGAACTGCTCAAGGGACTGTCCGGCTTCATGTACGGTTTCGGCGCGCCCGGCGGGATCGTGAATTACGTGCTCAAACGACCGACGGACGAGCCGCTGCGTCAGTTCTCGGTAGGCTATGAAGCCAGCAATGTGTGGAGCGAAAAACTCGATCTCGGCGGACGCTTCGGTCCCGACGATCGCTTCGGCTACCGCCTCAATCTCGTCAACGAAGAAGGCAACACCGCCGAGCCGAACAACCACGTGCGTCGCAAGACGATCTCGTTCGCAACCGACTTTCGCATCACACCCGACCTTACATGGACAGCGGACGTGGCGTACTGGAAACGGCAGACGACCGGCACGCTGTTTGGCATGAGCTTCGCCGGTGCGGGTGCCGTGCCCGACGCGAACAAGGTCGCCCGTAATCTCGCCCAGCCGTTCACGTATTACGAAACCGATTCCCTCACGGCCGGCACGTCGCTCGATTACCGCATCAATGACCAGTGGAAAGCGAACTTCAAGTATCGCTTCGCCCGCCAGAATCGCCTGAACGGCGACAGCTTCCTGTCTGTGCTCAACGCGGCAGGCGACTACGCCGACACGCAGTACAAGTGGAAAACCGCCTATTACTATCAGGCCTGGGACGCCATGTTGCAGGGCAAATTCACCACCGGCCCGCTCAAGCACGACGTGGTGTTCGGCGTGGCCTACCAGAGTCAGGTCAAGCTCAACGACAATGGCGACGGCGGCAATGGGATTTCGCTCGGCACGAGCAACATCTACAACCCGTCGCTGTTGCCGAATCAGGACGTCGGACTGGACTATCAGCCGTATCGCAGCGAGAAAATCTCGCAGCGCGCGATCTATGTCAGCGACACCGTTGGCATCACCTCACGCATCTCGTTGCTGGCCGGCCTGCGCTACACCCAGTTCAACGATGATCTGTACGACATCTCTGGACAAACGAGCACGTCCTACCGCGCGAAACCTGTCTCGCCGACCGTCGCATTGATGTACAAGACGGACAACGACTCGACGGCCTATGTCAGCTACGTCGAATCGCTGGAACCGGGCGGCTCGGCAAGCATCACGAACGTCAACTTCCCGCAGACCTTCGGGCCGCTCACCAGCAAGCAGTACGAGGTGGGCTGGAAGGCCGACAAACAGACGTGGGGCGCGAATCTTGCGCTGTTCCGCGTCGAGCGCGGTTATGGCTACACCAATCAGGCGAACTACTACGTGCAGGACGGCACGCAGCGCTTCCAGGGGCTGGATGCGAGCGGTTGGGTGCGTCTCGCGCATGACTGGCGTCTGATGGGCGGCGTGCTGTTGCTCAACACGAAGGCGGTGGACGTCGACGACCCGAGCGTGGCGGGCAAGCGCATTTTCGCCGCGCCGCGGTATGTCGTGACCGGACGCGTCGAATATGACACCCCGTTCGTGCGCGGCCTGACCCTCGCCGCAGGCGTCAAGGTCACCGGCCAACAGGAAGTCGATGCAGCCAACACGTTGTCGATCCCGGCAT
This window of the Pandoraea fibrosis genome carries:
- a CDS encoding FdhF/YdeP family oxidoreductase codes for the protein MSAPKIAPYDRPAGGWGALKNVAIQLVTQGIPLKGARTLLSANQPSGFDCPGCAWPDREHASTFEFCENGAKAVAAEATKRRVTPAFFAEHSVTDLLTLDDYTLEGYGRLTHPMRYDAATDRYQPIAWNDAFALIGEHLRALPDPDQAAFYTSGRTSNEAAFLYQLFVRQYGTNNFPDCSNMCHEPTSVGLPPVVGLGKGTVTLEDFELADTLLLFGQNPGTNHPRMLGELREAARRGATIVSVNLLHERGLERFADPQSPAEMLSMGGTAISGHYVTPASGGDFAFVKGVIKHVLERDAEARQNGEPALLDDAFIAEHTHGFEAFAADVRAEHWDDLERASGVSQAQMCQIADVYLRGERVIATWGMGITQHKQAVATIQMIVNLMLLRGNIGRPGAGLCPVRGHSNVQGDRTVGINEKPSAAFLDRLGEAFDFAPPRREGLGVVDTISAMLAGHIKVFIGMGGNFAMATPDTPRTWEGLRQCDLTVHVATKLNRSHLVHGRDALILPCLGRTEIDMQNGTVQGVTVEDSMSMVHLSYGINPPASEHLRSEPAIVAGMAQATMGRALAGHDDWHWYVQDYDRIRDAIAATFDDFADFNRRVRHPGGFRLAVPPSERQWLTANGRANFTTHPLPRELPIDVARRQAGKRSADVLQLATIRSHDQYNTTIYGLNDRYRGVFGQRRVVFANIEDLDAQGLRAGERVDIVGVWHDGIARRADDFLLVAYDIPRGCIAAYYPETNGLVPLDAVADGAGTPTSKSIPVLLERRHG
- a CDS encoding helix-turn-helix domain-containing protein gives rise to the protein MADETSAVDASLAQAEQDLARLLATLADGRREGRESLSLARLAKRSALPMSTLLRYLSVLTDAGWVSLEDGERGLRLARLTEAGVAQCDSLR
- a CDS encoding fatty acid desaturase family protein; amino-acid sequence: MENVVARPAEIDTATSAAVSVTPVSPDHPVPLTSETMVSPALWRHARPSRWNPWLIGLTGLTGLWQWLGLGWALRHWGDVATWTLIPVLLLTPMHWGLIHESIHGQLRLNARANERTGRALSLLLGLPFEIMRFGHLMHHRFTRQPFDRPDISALPANASVARRAQTWLGYQSRLLGGMWLAEVFAPVIAWLPVRRLPSLAMRALGSDPEDEDVRRRVVMFASDPVRRRRIQRDFLVLLAALAVALWAYGPWWPVFLATFAARGVWLSIADNLPHYGVGMDEPARARNFRAAVPARALLLNQHLHRVHHQYPTAPWHLLPSIDTAQPTAGPEIPYWHAVFRQFAGPLPAGTLATGTAATA
- a CDS encoding PepSY-associated TM helix domain-containing protein codes for the protein MRAQTLRQFLSVHTWAGIVAGFALFIAMLGGALTVFHHEIERWEQPATRHAPLSLAQTEQLAEMVRAKYPAARAQMGVVLPNHSPTPFAYWQAPSGEWMQARLGLSADGGAPSLVIGDARPGLSSTINALHYSLSIPTYGLYLMGVVSLFYGMALISGVIVHLPRVTRDIFALRPGRNLKRFWQDAHNAIGVLSLPFHIVFALTGALLCLSLPLMMAFNVVTFESKLMSQIPQVTGAVPAKIAPVDGKPLDLRAVLARAEQAAPDMEATAIAWTGYGKPDAVAEVYGEANDSLGVFAAVAVRLNDGEIVGQHSPGLRDANHAVMSMIYGAHFGNFAGDVMRWVYFVLGLMGAVLVYSGNLLWLESRRKRNAAIQPANLRWMAKATAGVFLGTCLGIAVAFVGAVVAPGTTALSIFVATLAISVGFAALTAPAVAATGLLVATALTCLTIPAVDAVLTPDNLVHSLASGDWVLAGVDLIAIVGAVIFALFARATWRRARHGDPYSVWAHPAAAEGRMSRGIDTSRTPQRTAVARQDSPNENPALPEQPDPAQT
- a CDS encoding TonB-dependent siderophore receptor, producing the protein MLHHRPLAGRGFARTRAAHDLTAYPASPLSPSSMSRAVAGVFAICAASLTLASGSAHAQQTPDTQPSVNASQGTAALPATTVSAGRDDDIKVERVSSGALGTRRAVDTPFSVVAVNSEQIKNQMAQTATDAFKYDPAVTTLSENKRNENSYFAVRGMRVDMLDGTKVDGQNFVSWQADIPLEPFEQVELLKGLSGFMYGFGAPGGIVNYVLKRPTDEPLRQFSVGYEASNVWSEKLDLGGRFGPDDRFGYRLNLVNEEGNTAEPNNHVRRKTISFATDFRITPDLTWTADVAYWKRQTTGTLFGMSFAGAGAVPDANKVARNLAQPFTYYETDSLTAGTSLDYRINDQWKANFKYRFARQNRLNGDSFLSVLNAAGDYADTQYKWKTAYYYQAWDAMLQGKFTTGPLKHDVVFGVAYQSQVKLNDNGDGGNGISLGTSNIYNPSLLPNQDVGLDYQPYRSEKISQRAIYVSDTVGITSRISLLAGLRYTQFNDDLYDISGQTSTSYRAKPVSPTVALMYKTDNDSTAYVSYVESLEPGGSASITNVNFPQTFGPLTSKQYEVGWKADKQTWGANLALFRVERGYGYTNQANYYVQDGTQRFQGLDASGWVRLAHDWRLMGGVLLLNTKAVDVDDPSVAGKRIFAAPRYVVTGRVEYDTPFVRGLTLAAGVKVTGQQEVDAANTLSIPAYTTIDLSAKYATRVAGRSVVLRAAINNLTDKHYWTTTYNGFVLPGSTRTFLASATMDF